A window of the Oscillospiraceae bacterium NTUH-002-81 genome harbors these coding sequences:
- a CDS encoding helix-turn-helix transcriptional regulator: protein MDNEVLGSQLVKYRKLYHYTQEDIAKYLNIQRQTYSNYERGTRTPDLKTLRALAKLYRIRLDDLVNDHSDIARDATSDYLQKSAQESGKKRSCTQMDLDYLNIYFDLPEQLRSDARLHLEFLQFKAKGIL from the coding sequence TTGGATAATGAAGTTCTGGGATCACAGCTGGTAAAATACCGTAAGCTGTATCATTACACGCAGGAAGACATTGCAAAATATCTGAATATTCAGCGGCAAACCTATTCCAATTATGAACGTGGAACCCGAACTCCGGATCTGAAAACGCTCAGAGCCCTGGCGAAACTGTACCGCATCAGACTGGATGATCTCGTGAATGATCACTCTGACATTGCAAGAGACGCCACTTCTGATTATCTTCAAAAGAGCGCACAGGAGAGCGGCAAGAAGCGTTCCTGCACACAGATGGATCTGGATTATCTGAACATCTATTTCGATCTTCCTGAGCAGCTGCGCTCTGATGCCCGGCTCCATCTTGAATTCCTGCAATTCAAGGCAAAAGGCATTCTCTAA
- a CDS encoding helix-turn-helix transcriptional regulator has protein sequence MVKNLKTLREDRQLSQQKLGEQIGVTQQAIYKYENDLAEPDIRTLILLSRFFETSVDYLIGNSDNPRKYEQLNPCDLNLSEQSHIDTYRKTPPSVRLIIDAFMHAYLNK, from the coding sequence TTGGTCAAAAATTTGAAAACACTGCGTGAAGACCGCCAGCTCAGTCAGCAAAAGCTTGGTGAACAGATCGGTGTCACGCAGCAGGCGATTTATAAATATGAAAATGATCTGGCCGAGCCCGATATCCGGACATTGATCTTATTGTCCCGCTTTTTCGAAACTTCTGTGGATTATCTCATCGGAAATTCAGACAATCCCAGAAAATACGAGCAGCTGAATCCATGCGATCTGAATCTATCGGAGCAGTCGCATATAGACACCTATCGGAAGACGCCGCCATCTGTGCGTCTGATCATTGATGCCTTTATGCATGCGTATCTGAACAAATAA
- a CDS encoding CYTH domain-containing protein, with protein MEIERKYLIRQLPFSPESYPFHLIQQAYLNTDPVIRIRREDNSYYLTYKSKGLMVREEYNLPLTAEAYEHLLPKADGNLISKKRYLIPLSDGLTAELDVFDAPFDPLCLAEVEFPDETAARRFTPPDWFGQEVTFSTAYHNSTLSRLPRESLVDKSFLLSNSTTL; from the coding sequence ATGGAAATCGAACGCAAATATCTGATTCGGCAGCTGCCCTTTTCCCCCGAATCCTACCCCTTCCATCTGATCCAGCAGGCGTACCTGAATACAGATCCGGTGATCCGCATCCGTCGGGAAGACAACTCCTATTATCTCACTTATAAATCCAAAGGCCTTATGGTACGGGAAGAATACAACCTGCCTCTCACCGCGGAAGCCTACGAGCACCTGCTCCCCAAAGCAGACGGGAATCTGATCAGCAAAAAGCGCTATCTCATTCCCCTTTCCGATGGTCTGACCGCAGAACTAGATGTCTTCGATGCCCCCTTTGATCCACTCTGCCTGGCCGAGGTGGAGTTCCCGGACGAGACGGCTGCCCGGCGCTTCACGCCTCCCGACTGGTTCGGGCAGGAAGTGACATTTTCCACGGCGTATCACAACAGTACTTTAAGCAGGCTTCCCCGGGAATCTCTTGTCGATAAATCTTTTTTGTTGTCGAATTCGACAACGTTATAG